A single region of the Salmo salar chromosome ssa16, Ssal_v3.1, whole genome shotgun sequence genome encodes:
- the LOC106573997 gene encoding transmembrane gamma-carboxyglutamic acid protein 1 isoform X1, translating to MVDYSGSSIEHQGSCNSFEKTLSPIPNRPEAIMGSVFLPSDLANTVLRRLRRDNGYLLEEIRQGNIQRECREEICTYEEAREAFENDEKTQQFWEEYVRESSGGQQLEGRVHSLYLILPLLLVLLISGVAITVWRCHSRKRSERNPALGHSHRDPTLSLVSMDQLSVNSSPADPGSEVTSARGGRGDPPPSYEEVVGHTDVHIETEPPPYEDIIGHGK from the exons ACACTGTCACCCATCCCAAACAGACCAGAAGCAATCATGGGGAGTG tgtTCTTGCCGTCGGACCTCGCCAACACAGTGCTGAGGCGTCTGCGCAGGGACAACGGCTACCTGCTAGAGGAGATCCGTCAGGGCAACATCCAGAGAGAGTGCAGAGAGGAGATCTGCACATACGAGGAAGCCAGGGAGGCCTTTGAGAACGATGAGAAAACT CAACAGTTCTGGGAGGAGTATGTGCGGGAGAGCAGTGGCGGGCAGCAGTTGGAGGGCAGAGTCCACTCCCTTTACCTGATCCTCCCCTTGCTCCTGGTGCTCCTGATCTCCGGCGTGGCCATCACTGTGTGGCGCTGCCACTCCCGCAAGCGCTCGGAACGCAACCCCGCCCTGGGCCACTCCCACCGGGACCCCACCTTATCGTTGGTCTCCATGGACCAGCTCAGCGTCAACAGCAGCCCTGCCGACCCGGGCTCGGAGGTCACGTCGGCGAGGGGAGGCAGAGGAGATCCACCCCCATCCTACGAGGAGGTGGTCGGCCACACAGATGTGCACATAGAGACAGAGCCTCCGCCGTATGAGGACATCATTGGCCATGGGAAGTga
- the LOC106573997 gene encoding transmembrane gamma-carboxyglutamic acid protein 1 isoform X2 → MGSVFLPSDLANTVLRRLRRDNGYLLEEIRQGNIQRECREEICTYEEAREAFENDEKTQQFWEEYVRESSGGQQLEGRVHSLYLILPLLLVLLISGVAITVWRCHSRKRSERNPALGHSHRDPTLSLVSMDQLSVNSSPADPGSEVTSARGGRGDPPPSYEEVVGHTDVHIETEPPPYEDIIGHGK, encoded by the exons ATGGGGAGTG tgtTCTTGCCGTCGGACCTCGCCAACACAGTGCTGAGGCGTCTGCGCAGGGACAACGGCTACCTGCTAGAGGAGATCCGTCAGGGCAACATCCAGAGAGAGTGCAGAGAGGAGATCTGCACATACGAGGAAGCCAGGGAGGCCTTTGAGAACGATGAGAAAACT CAACAGTTCTGGGAGGAGTATGTGCGGGAGAGCAGTGGCGGGCAGCAGTTGGAGGGCAGAGTCCACTCCCTTTACCTGATCCTCCCCTTGCTCCTGGTGCTCCTGATCTCCGGCGTGGCCATCACTGTGTGGCGCTGCCACTCCCGCAAGCGCTCGGAACGCAACCCCGCCCTGGGCCACTCCCACCGGGACCCCACCTTATCGTTGGTCTCCATGGACCAGCTCAGCGTCAACAGCAGCCCTGCCGACCCGGGCTCGGAGGTCACGTCGGCGAGGGGAGGCAGAGGAGATCCACCCCCATCCTACGAGGAGGTGGTCGGCCACACAGATGTGCACATAGAGACAGAGCCTCCGCCGTATGAGGACATCATTGGCCATGGGAAGTga
- the cpox gene encoding oxygen-dependent coproporphyrinogen-III oxidase, mitochondrial — protein sequence MATIVLYSINRTAQTTVRQCLIPYSKGASRVDSHLSVFLKTSVRRLTSLPRVIWVPKATGRTRRGAVLVAGAAAAVAGFVASATHFQRAEMASVIPKTEEDTEIAEKCKTFMSPPCTDVKVLQQRKEEMCTRMEMLIMETQAEFCRALEEVDGGKFKVDRWERKEGGGGISCVLQDGKVFEKAGVNVSVVFGNLTEEAAKQMRSRGKVLKGKDGKLPFCAMGVSSVIHPTNPHIPTVHFNYRYFEIEEGDGTKQWWFGGGTDLTPTYVNKEDGAHFHNSLKEACDKHHPQYYPDFKKWCDRYFYIPHRGETRGIGGIFFDDLDSPSQEEAFSFVRSCAQTVVPCYLPIVQKHLNDPFSPEEKDWQQVRRGRYVEFNLVYDRGVKFGLATPGSRIESILMSLPLTAKWEYMHEPPKGTLEADMLDVLRNPKEWV from the exons ATGGCTACCATCGTTCTTTATTCCATAAACAGAACGGCGCAAACCACCGTGAGACAATGTTTGATTCCTTATTCAAAGGGAGCTTCCAGAGTGGACTCGCACCTTTCTGTCTTCCTTAAAACTTCAGTCCGCAGGTTAACTTCGCTTCCGAGAGTGATATGGGTTCCCAAAGCTACTGGGCGAACCAGGAGAGGCGCAGTGCTGGTAGCTGGAGCAGCGGCGGCAGTGGCGGGGTTTGTGGCCAGCGCTACTCACTTTCAGCGAGCTGAAATGGCGTCAGTGATCCCCAAAACCGAGGAGGACACGGAGATAGCGGAGAAATGCAAGACATTCATGTCTCCGCCGTGTACCGACGTCAAAGTTCTGCAGCAGAGGAAAGAAGAGATGTGCACGAGGATGGAGATGCTGATCATGGAGACGCAGGCGGAGTTCTGCAGAGCGCTCGAGGAGGTGGACGGCGGCAAGTTCAAAGTGGACCGATGGGAACGGAAAGAAG gTGGCGGGGGAATCagctgtgtgttgcaggatgggAAGGTGTTTGAGAAGGCAGGGGTCAACGTGTCCGTGGTGTTTGGGAACCTGACCGAGGAGGCCGCCAAGCAGATGCGCAGCAGAGGGAAGGTCCTCAAAGGAAAAGATG GCAAGCTGCCGTTCTGTGCCATGGGCGTGAGCTCCGTCATCCACCCCACGAACCCCCACATTCCCACAGTGCACTTCAACTACAGATACTTTGAGATAGAAGAAGGAGACG GTACTAAACAGTGGTGGTTTGGTGGGGGTACAGACCTGACTCCTACCTATGTCAATAAGGAGGATGGTGCTCACTTTCACAACAGTCTGAAGGAGGCCTGTGACAAACATCACCCTCAGTACTACCCCGACTTCAAGAAGTG GTGTGACCGGTACTTCTACATCCCCCATCGTGGCGAGACGCGGGGCATCGGTGGCATCTTCTTTGACGACCTGGACTCTCCCAGCCAGGAAGAGGCGTTCAGCTTCGTTAGGAGCTGTGCCCAGACCGTGGTGCCCTGTTACCTGCCCATCGTCCAGAAACACCTCAATGATCCCTTCAGCCCAGAGGAGAAGGACTGGCAGCAGGTGCGGAGAGGAAG GTATGTGGAGTTTAACCTGGTGTATGACAGAGGGGTGAAGTTTGGACTGGCCACGCCAGGCTCCAGGATCGAGAGCATCCTCATGTCCCTGCCCCTCACAGCCAA GTGGGAGTACATGCATGAGCCTCCTAAAGGCACCCTGGAGGCCGATATGCTGGACGTGTTACGAAACCCCAAGGAGTGGGTCTGA